One window from the genome of Schistocerca piceifrons isolate TAMUIC-IGC-003096 chromosome 1, iqSchPice1.1, whole genome shotgun sequence encodes:
- the LOC124767106 gene encoding keratin, type I cytoskeletal 10-like has product MRCLTQIALAAVLCVLLSWTDAVPTPDANEEAVKIHEEKVPSEEVPAALQTAEGEAAARVKRGGGGCNVCGGGGHGGGHGGGHGIGHGGGHHGGGGFGGGLSGSHSQSSSQASSSSSSGSFGGGFGGGKFGHGK; this is encoded by the exons ATGAGGTGCCTGACACAGATCGCTCTCGCAGCCGTGCTCTGCGTCCTTCTCTCCTGGACGG ATGCTGTACCGACGCCAGACGCCAATGAAGAAGCGGTAAAGATTCACGAAGAGAAGGTACCCTCTGAAGAAGTCCCAGCTGCTCTTCAGACTGCAGAAG GTGAAGCAGCAGCACGTGTGAAGCGCGGAGGCGGCGGCTGTAACGTTTGTGGAGGCGGCGGCCACGGGGGCGGCCACGGAGGCGGCCACGGGATCGGCCACGGGGGCGGCCACCACGGGGGCGGCGGCTTTGGGGGCGGTCTCAGCGGCAGCCACTCCCAGAGCAGCTCCCAggcctccagctccagctccagcggcAGCTTTGGGGGCGGCTTTGGCGGCGGCAAGTT tGGCCATGGAAAGTGA